The genomic DNA CGGCTCGGCGGACCGGGGCAGTGGCTGCTCGCGATGCCGCCGCACCACGTCGCGGGGGTGCAGGTGATGCTGCGCTCCCTCGCCGCGGGCCACGCGCCCGCGCAGCTCGACGTGCGCGCCGGCTTCGATCCCTCCGGCCTCGCGGCCGCGCACGCGAACATGACCGCGGACCGCCGGTACGTCTCCCTGGTGCCGACCCAGCTGGTGAAGGTGCTCGCCGACCCCGCCGCGACGGAGGCCCTGGCCCGGTTCGACGGGGTGCTCATCGGCGGCGCCGCCTGCCCCGCCCCGGTCCGGGAGGCGGCGCTCGCCGCGGGGATCCGCATGGTCCGCACGTACGGGATGAGCGAGACCGCCGGCGGATGCGTGTACGACGGTGCGCCCCTCCCGGGCGTCGAGATCCGCCTGGACGGACCGCAATCGCGCGTCGTCCTCGGCGGCCCGACGGTGGCCCTCGGCTACCGGAACCTGCCCGAGCATCCCGCGTTCGCCGAGCCCGGCTGGTTCCGCACCGACGACGCGGGGACGCTCACGGACGGCGTCCTCGCCGTCACGGGCCGGCTCGACGAGGCCATCTCCACCGGGGGCCTGACGGTGCTCCCCCAGGTCGTGGAGGCCGTCCTCGCCCGGGTGCCGGGTGTGGCCGAGGTCGCCGTCTTCGCCCAGCCGGATCCGCGGCTCGGCCAGCGCGTGGCCGCCGCGGTCGTGCCGGCGCCGGGGGCGGAGGTCACCGTCGACCTGCTGCGCGCGGCCGTCGAGCGCGAGCTGGACCGGACGGCGGCGCCGCGGGCGCTGTACCTGCTCGACGAGCTGCCGCGGCGCGGGCCCGGCAAGGTCGACCGGCGGGCACTGACCGATCGTTTCTCAAATATTCACTGATGTAGGATTTGGAGCCATGAAGCAGAACATCGCAGCGCAGACCCCGCTGCTCAGCCCCCGCGACGTCGACTTCCTGCTCTACGAGTGGCTGAATGCGGAGGAACTGACCAAGCGCGAGGCCTTCGCGGACCACTCCAAGGAGACCTTCGACGCCGCCCTCGATCTCGCCGCCGACATCGCGGTGCAGAAGCTGTCGAACCACTACAAGGACG from Tsukamurella paurometabola includes the following:
- the menE gene encoding o-succinylbenzoate--CoA ligase → MNLEPLPIDTVESALPQLSALLDGTAPAWLPVPARDPRETERLAGALAAGTPIDERVALVVATSGTTGTPKGAMLTRANLTASAAGTHARLGGPGQWLLAMPPHHVAGVQVMLRSLAAGHAPAQLDVRAGFDPSGLAAAHANMTADRRYVSLVPTQLVKVLADPAATEALARFDGVLIGGAACPAPVREAALAAGIRMVRTYGMSETAGGCVYDGAPLPGVEIRLDGPQSRVVLGGPTVALGYRNLPEHPAFAEPGWFRTDDAGTLTDGVLAVTGRLDEAISTGGLTVLPQVVEAVLARVPGVAEVAVFAQPDPRLGQRVAAAVVPAPGAEVTVDLLRAAVERELDRTAAPRALYLLDELPRRGPGKVDRRALTDRFSNIH